Proteins found in one Pseudomonas sp. P8_241 genomic segment:
- the pnp gene encoding polyribonucleotide nucleotidyltransferase, giving the protein MNPVIKKFQFGQSTVTLETGRIARQASGAVLVTVDDDVSVLVTVVGAKQADPGKGFFPLSVHYQEKTYAAGKIPGGFFKREGRPSEKETLTSRLIDRPIRPLFPEGFMNEVQVVCTVVSTSKKTDPDIAAMIGTSAALAISGIPFDGPIGAARVAFHESTGYLLNPTYEQQAASSLDMVVAGTSDAVLMVESEAKELTEDQMLGAVLFAHDEFQVVINAVKELAAEAAKPTWTWAPAPEATELLGAIRAEFGEAISQAYTITVKADRYARLGELKDQVVAKLSGEEGQPSSSEVKAAFGEIEYRTVRENIVNGKPRIDGRDTKTVRPLNIEVGVLPKTHGSALFTRGETQALVVATLGTARDAQLLDTLEGEKKDPFMLHYNFPPFSVGECGRMGGAGRREIGHGRLARRSVSAMLPAADVFPYTIRVVSEITESNGSSSMASVCGASLALMDAGVPMKAPVAGIAMGLVKEGEKFAVLTDILGDEDHLGDMDFKVAGTAKGVTALQMDIKIKGITEEIMEIALGQALEARLNILGQMNQIIGQSRTELSANAPTMIAMKIDTDKIRDVIGKGGATIRAICEETKASIDIEDDGSIKIFGETKEAAEAARQRVLGITAEAEIGKIYVGKVERIVDFGAFVNILPGKDGLVHISMLSDARVEKVTDILKEGQEVEVLVLDVDNRGRIKLSIKDVAAAKASGV; this is encoded by the coding sequence GTGAACCCGGTAATCAAAAAATTCCAGTTCGGTCAGTCGACCGTTACCCTCGAGACTGGCCGTATCGCCCGTCAGGCCTCCGGCGCAGTATTGGTCACCGTTGACGACGACGTCAGCGTGTTGGTGACTGTAGTCGGTGCAAAACAAGCGGATCCAGGCAAGGGCTTCTTCCCTCTGTCTGTTCACTACCAGGAAAAGACTTACGCTGCCGGTAAGATCCCTGGCGGTTTCTTCAAGCGTGAAGGCCGTCCTTCCGAAAAAGAAACCCTGACTTCCCGACTGATCGACCGTCCGATCCGTCCGCTGTTCCCGGAAGGCTTCATGAACGAAGTGCAGGTAGTCTGCACCGTCGTTTCGACCAGCAAAAAGACCGATCCGGACATCGCTGCGATGATCGGTACCTCGGCTGCCCTGGCCATCTCCGGCATTCCTTTCGATGGCCCGATCGGCGCTGCCCGCGTTGCGTTCCACGAAAGCACCGGTTACCTGCTGAACCCGACTTACGAGCAACAAGCAGCTTCGAGCCTGGACATGGTCGTTGCCGGTACTTCGGACGCTGTGCTGATGGTTGAATCGGAAGCCAAAGAGCTGACCGAAGACCAGATGCTGGGCGCGGTACTGTTTGCTCACGACGAGTTCCAGGTTGTGATCAACGCTGTTAAAGAACTGGCCGCCGAAGCTGCCAAGCCAACCTGGACCTGGGCTCCTGCGCCAGAAGCCACCGAGCTGCTGGGCGCTATCCGTGCCGAATTCGGCGAAGCGATCTCCCAGGCCTACACCATCACTGTCAAGGCCGACCGTTATGCTCGCCTGGGCGAGTTGAAGGACCAGGTCGTTGCCAAGTTGTCCGGTGAAGAAGGCCAGCCTTCTTCCAGCGAAGTCAAAGCGGCTTTCGGCGAAATCGAATACCGCACCGTTCGCGAAAACATCGTAAACGGCAAGCCACGTATCGACGGTCGCGACACCAAGACTGTCCGTCCGTTGAACATCGAAGTCGGCGTTCTGCCGAAGACCCACGGTTCGGCTCTGTTCACCCGTGGCGAAACCCAGGCGCTGGTCGTTGCAACACTGGGCACCGCCCGTGACGCACAACTGCTGGACACCCTGGAAGGCGAGAAAAAAGACCCGTTCATGCTGCACTACAACTTCCCTCCGTTCTCGGTAGGCGAGTGTGGTCGCATGGGTGGTGCTGGTCGTCGTGAAATCGGTCACGGCCGTCTGGCCCGTCGTTCGGTTTCGGCCATGCTGCCTGCCGCCGACGTGTTCCCGTACACCATCCGCGTTGTTTCGGAAATCACCGAATCCAACGGTTCGAGCTCGATGGCTTCCGTTTGCGGCGCTTCCCTGGCCCTGATGGACGCTGGTGTGCCGATGAAGGCGCCGGTTGCCGGTATCGCCATGGGTCTGGTTAAAGAAGGCGAGAAATTCGCTGTCCTGACCGACATCCTGGGTGACGAAGATCACCTGGGCGACATGGACTTCAAGGTAGCCGGTACCGCCAAAGGTGTTACCGCGCTGCAGATGGACATCAAGATCAAGGGCATCACCGAAGAAATCATGGAGATCGCTCTGGGCCAAGCCCTGGAAGCGCGCCTGAACATCCTCGGTCAGATGAACCAGATTATTGGCCAGTCGCGTACCGAACTGTCGGCCAACGCACCGACCATGATCGCGATGAAGATCGATACCGACAAAATTCGTGATGTCATCGGTAAAGGCGGCGCGACCATTCGTGCGATCTGTGAAGAAACCAAGGCTTCGATCGACATCGAAGACGACGGTTCGATCAAGATCTTCGGCGAAACCAAGGAAGCGGCAGAAGCTGCTCGTCAGCGCGTTCTGGGCATTACCGCCGAGGCCGAGATCGGCAAGATCTACGTCGGTAAGGTTGAGCGCATCGTCGATTTCGGCGCATTCGTCAACATCCTGCCGGGCAAGGACGGTCTGGTTCACATCTCCATGCTGAGCGACGCTCGCGTTGAGAAAGTGACCGACATCCTTAAAGAAGGCCAGGAAGTGGAAGTGCTGGTACTGGACGTGGACAACCGCGGCCGTATCAAACTGTCCATCAAAGACGTGGCAGCAGCCAAGGCTTCGGGCGTTTAA
- the nadC gene encoding carboxylating nicotinate-nucleotide diphosphorylase has translation MPNLRLADLNAEIEANVRRALREDIGSGDITAQLIPAERLATATIITRDAAVISGTAWVDAVFRQLDPRVAVHWQVADGERVVPNQVLFHLEGPARSLLTGERSALNFLQMLSGVATRAQYLADFVAETQVKLLDTRKTLPGLRLAQKYAVTCGGCHNHRIGLYDAFLIKENHIAASGGIPEAIAAAHKIAPGKPVEIEVESLDELKEALAAGADIIMLDELSLDDMREAVRLNAGKAKLEASGGINESTLLPIAQTGVDYISIGAMTKDVKAVDLSMRLSI, from the coding sequence ATGCCGAATCTACGACTCGCCGATCTGAACGCTGAAATTGAAGCCAACGTACGCCGTGCGTTGCGCGAAGACATCGGCAGCGGCGACATCACTGCGCAGCTGATACCGGCCGAACGCCTGGCCACAGCCACCATCATTACCCGGGACGCGGCAGTCATCAGTGGCACAGCCTGGGTGGATGCCGTTTTTCGGCAACTGGACCCCCGCGTCGCGGTGCACTGGCAAGTCGCTGATGGCGAACGAGTGGTGCCCAACCAGGTGCTTTTCCACCTAGAAGGTCCGGCACGCTCACTGCTGACGGGCGAACGCAGCGCCCTGAACTTCCTGCAAATGCTCTCGGGCGTAGCCACCCGCGCACAATACCTGGCAGATTTCGTTGCCGAAACTCAGGTCAAATTGCTCGACACCCGCAAAACCCTGCCGGGGCTGCGGCTGGCGCAAAAGTATGCCGTCACCTGCGGCGGATGCCACAACCACCGCATCGGCCTTTACGACGCCTTCCTGATCAAGGAAAACCATATTGCTGCCAGCGGCGGCATCCCCGAGGCCATCGCCGCCGCGCACAAGATCGCTCCGGGCAAGCCGGTCGAAATCGAAGTCGAAAGTCTGGATGAATTGAAGGAAGCACTGGCGGCTGGTGCCGACATCATCATGCTCGACGAACTGAGCCTGGATGACATGCGCGAAGCCGTACGGCTGAACGCCGGCAAGGCAAAACTGGAGGCCAGCGGCGGGATCAATGAAAGCACGCTGCTGCCGATTGCGCAGACCGGGGTGGATTACATCTCGATTGGTGCGATGACCAAGGATGTAAAGGCAGTCGACCTGTCGATGCGTCTGAGTATCTGA
- the ampE gene encoding regulatory signaling modulator protein AmpE, which translates to MSFLVLLLAVWIEKFSALRHRVQHDGGWVSELHKLEASPRLESRPWLILTVLVLLPVALLGLLLIVLEPVAYGLLTLPIHLLVVIYSLGRGDLLAGLGPFRDAWRREDLQAAAHVANRDLGICADSGEQLLERVEGYLLWEAYQSFFAVIFWYFLLGPVAALSYRLLALAQEHSQNPAVVERAAQLRHAFDWVPVRLLAASVALVGNFVAVSRVMLHELLNWNISAAQLIEKVGLVAGEIPAPVVGPEGINNLDRIWELLLRAAVLWYAGFALWTVFRP; encoded by the coding sequence ATGAGTTTTCTGGTGTTGCTGTTGGCGGTCTGGATCGAGAAATTCTCGGCCCTTCGTCACCGGGTTCAGCACGATGGTGGCTGGGTAAGCGAGCTGCACAAGCTTGAGGCCAGCCCGCGACTGGAGAGCCGTCCGTGGCTGATATTGACGGTTCTGGTGTTGTTGCCAGTCGCTCTGCTGGGGTTGCTGCTGATTGTGTTGGAGCCGGTGGCCTACGGATTGCTGACGCTGCCGATTCACTTGCTGGTGGTGATTTACAGCCTGGGGCGCGGTGATTTGCTGGCGGGTCTCGGGCCGTTCCGCGATGCCTGGCGCCGGGAGGATCTGCAAGCCGCGGCCCATGTGGCGAATCGCGATCTCGGAATCTGCGCCGACAGTGGTGAACAGCTGCTGGAAAGGGTGGAAGGTTATTTGTTGTGGGAGGCGTACCAGAGTTTTTTTGCGGTGATTTTCTGGTACTTCCTGCTCGGTCCGGTTGCGGCGCTGAGTTATCGACTGCTGGCTCTGGCGCAGGAACATAGCCAGAACCCGGCCGTCGTCGAACGGGCGGCCCAACTGCGTCACGCGTTCGATTGGGTGCCGGTGCGCCTGCTGGCAGCCAGCGTTGCCCTGGTCGGCAATTTCGTTGCGGTCAGTCGAGTGATGCTGCATGAGTTGCTGAACTGGAACATCAGCGCCGCCCAACTCATCGAGAAAGTCGGGCTGGTGGCGGGTGAAATTCCCGCTCCGGTGGTGGGACCTGAAGGCATCAACAACTTGGACCGGATCTGGGAGCTGCTGCTGCGTGCCGCGGTGCTGTGGTATGCCGGATTTGCGCTGTGGACTGTTTTTCGGCCCTGA
- the rpsO gene encoding 30S ribosomal protein S15 yields the protein MALDVQEKAQIVADYQQAVGDTGSPEVQVALLTANINKLQGHFKANGKDHHSRRGLIRMVNQRRKLLDYLKGKDVSRYSALIARLGLRR from the coding sequence ATGGCTCTCGACGTTCAAGAAAAAGCTCAAATCGTAGCTGACTACCAGCAAGCTGTTGGTGACACTGGTTCGCCAGAAGTGCAAGTTGCACTGCTGACCGCCAACATCAACAAACTGCAAGGTCACTTCAAGGCCAACGGTAAAGATCACCACTCCCGTCGTGGTCTGATCCGCATGGTAAACCAGCGTCGTAAGCTGCTGGACTACCTGAAAGGCAAGGACGTGAGCCGTTACAGCGCTCTGATCGCTCGCCTGGGTCTGCGTCGCTAA
- a CDS encoding DUF6388 family protein: MTVKELTQEARHEEALKKYLLESPQLAEEIKDLPADDQKDQIQWAFEDEADAQGLQPWELTLKYTSTPEEFEAKRLELHKEAAEVLGVEWEEYCEMNNLVV; this comes from the coding sequence ATGACTGTTAAAGAATTGACCCAAGAAGCCCGTCACGAAGAAGCGCTGAAGAAGTACTTGCTGGAGTCGCCGCAGCTGGCCGAAGAGATCAAGGACTTGCCTGCCGACGATCAGAAAGATCAGATCCAGTGGGCGTTCGAGGATGAAGCCGACGCTCAAGGCTTGCAGCCGTGGGAGCTGACACTCAAGTACACCTCAACCCCTGAAGAGTTCGAGGCCAAACGACTTGAACTGCACAAGGAAGCAGCCGAAGTCTTGGGCGTCGAGTGGGAGGAGTACTGCGAGATGAACAATCTGGTGGTTTGA
- the ampD gene encoding 1,6-anhydro-N-acetylmuramyl-L-alanine amidase AmpD → MQLDPASGWFQGVQICPSPNFNARPEGEVSLLVIHNISLPPAQFATGKVQEFFQNRLDVTEHPYFAGIADLRVSAHFMIERDGTVTQFVSCLERAWHAGVSCFEGRETCNDFSVGIELEGTDDLPFTDAQYRALTALTRQLQHAFTAITTQRICGHSDIAPGRKTDPGPAFDWARYRAALAQEEGQ, encoded by the coding sequence ATGCAGTTGGACCCCGCGAGCGGATGGTTTCAGGGCGTGCAAATATGCCCCTCACCCAACTTCAATGCGCGCCCCGAGGGCGAAGTTTCCCTGCTGGTGATCCATAACATCAGCCTGCCACCGGCGCAGTTTGCCACTGGCAAAGTGCAGGAGTTTTTCCAGAATCGCCTGGATGTCACGGAGCACCCCTATTTTGCAGGGATCGCTGACCTGCGGGTGTCAGCACATTTTATGATTGAACGAGATGGAACCGTTACCCAGTTTGTTTCGTGCCTTGAGCGCGCATGGCACGCGGGCGTTTCGTGTTTCGAGGGACGGGAAACCTGTAACGATTTTTCGGTGGGCATCGAGCTCGAAGGCACGGATGATCTGCCATTCACCGATGCACAATACCGCGCATTGACGGCGCTGACCCGGCAATTGCAACACGCCTTCACTGCGATAACGACACAGCGCATCTGCGGGCATAGCGACATTGCACCCGGGCGCAAAACCGATCCAGGGCCGGCATTCGACTGGGCACGCTATCGTGCCGCCCTGGCACAAGAGGAAGGACAATGA